The Lycium barbarum isolate Lr01 chromosome 9, ASM1917538v2, whole genome shotgun sequence genome has a segment encoding these proteins:
- the LOC132610632 gene encoding pentatricopeptide repeat-containing protein At3g62890, which produces MCQIQMKVLTEKLISLTHPCLNLWHPTVDSFIWNTLIRAHVQIQPTHNTPLSIFLKMREHDVHVDFYTFPFLLQSIHSPSHLQLGQSIHSQSLVFGFSSDPFVQTSLISMYTASGDVGSARKVFDEMPEPDLPSWNSIINANVKAGLVGVARELFDGMPSRNVISWSSMLDGYVRWGKCKEALELFGQMKEENEVMPNEYTVSILLAACEQLGSLEHGKWAHAYVYKLGKEINVVLGTSLIEMYAKCGSIARARLVFENLGPKKDLMAWSAMISGLAMHGHWEDCLRLFSDMVENRVRPDDITFLGVLSACVHGGLVSQGKEMFERMSKEFDISPSVQHYGCMIDLYGRAGLIDEAWNLLNTMPMEPDVLIWGALLSGARICGDIETCEIALNKIIEQDPTNGAAYVLLSNVYAKLGRWKDARHVRNIMETKRVKKFPGRSSIEVNANIQ; this is translated from the coding sequence ATGTGCCAAATCCAAATGAAAGTCTTAACCGAAAAACTCATATCTTTAACCCACCCTTGTCTCAATCTTTGGCATCCAACTGTTGATTCTTTCATTTGGAACACTCTAATCAGAGCCCATGTCCAAATCCAACCAACTCATAATACCCCACTCTCCATCTTCCTTAAAATGCGTGAACACGATGTCCATGTTGATTTCTACACTTTCCCTTTTCTCCTCCAATCCATCCATTCACCTTCACATCTCCAATTAGGACAATCCATTCACTCACAAAGTCTTGTTTTCGGGTTTTCATCTGACCCATTTGTCCAAACTTCGTTAATTAGTATGTATACTGCTAGTGGCGATGTGGGTTCTGCTCGTaaggtgtttgatgaaatgcctgaACCGGATTTACCTTCGTGGAATTCGATCATTAACGCGAATGTGAAAGCGGGTTTGGTTGGTGTTGCACGTGAGTTGTTTGATGGAATGCCGAGTAGAAATGTTATATCTTGGAGTAGTATGTTGGATGGTTATGTGAGGTGGGGTAAGTGTAAAGAAGCATTGGAGTTGTTTGGACAAATGAAAGAGGAAAATGAGGTTATGCCTAATGAGTATACCGTGTCGATTTTGCTTGCAGCATGTGAGCAGTTGGGTTCACTTGAACATGGGAAATGGGCTCATGCTTATGTTTATAAACTTGGGAAGGAAATTAATGTTGTACTTGGAACTTCTTTGATTGAAATGTATGCTAAATGTGGGAGTATAGCAAGGGCAAGATTAGTTTTCGAAAATTTGGGTCCAAAAAAAGACTTAATGGCTTGGAGTGCTATGATCTCGGGCCTTGCGATGCATGGTCATTGGGAAGATTGCCTGCGTTTGTTTTCGGATATGGTTGAGAACAGAGTAAGGCCTGATGATATCACGTTCTTAGGTGTACTTTCTGCTTGTGTACATGGAGGATTGGTGAGCCAAGGGAAGGAAATGTTTGAGAGGATGAGTAAAGAGTTTGATATTTCTCCTTCGGTTCAGCATTATGGTTGTATGATTGACCTTTATGGAAGAGCCGGTTTGATTGATGAAGCATGGAATCTTCTGAATACGATGCCTATGGAGCCTGATGTGCTTATTTGGGGAGCTCTTCTCAGTGGAGCCAGGATATGTGGAGATATTGAGACGTGTGAGATTGCCCTCAACAAAATAATAGAGCAAGATCCCACAAATGGTGCGGCTTATGTTCTTCTCTCCAACGTCTACGCTAAGTTGGGTCGATGGAAAGATGCTAGGCACGTAAGAAACATTATGGAGACAAAGAGGGTAAAGAAATTTCCTGGGCGTAGTTCCATAGAGGTTAATGCAAATATCCAGTAG